The Toxorhynchites rutilus septentrionalis strain SRP chromosome 1, ASM2978413v1, whole genome shotgun sequence genome contains the following window.
TGGTTGAATATATTTCGTGCTTCGTACGAGTCAGGCAGCTctatgaataaattgaataaaatagcgaGAATTGTTAGTGTTGATTGGAGCTGGTCACTGATTGGTGGATTGATACGGGCTCTTAATAATCAACACCATACACTACCAGAGTATATCCGAGATtgttataaagtttgcataagaGAACTCAATCTCAATTTCACTATCATTCATTTATGCTACAGTCATTTCATGAATGTAGTTTCTAAGGACTTGAAATCTGCTCCAATCAACATAAAACATAAGTTCATGGACTGTATGCGATTGGCTGTACGTGCTACAAACTTAGTGGACTTAATCGATCTGTTTATCATTATGACATGCATTTTTGGATCTGCAAATGAGAACCGAATGCTTGAGACATCACTAAAAGAACTAGATGCAAAAATTAATGATAGAACAAGCTTCGATTCAGAAAGCGCTGGTAAATTTGATTATACTGGCATCGGTGAAccagaaattctaaaaaaagatgAGGACAAAATCTTCTTGGGATCGCCTTTTTATGCGTTGTTAAaagaaacatttgaaacaacATTAAAACAAATAGATGATCTCAGCCAAGGATCACAGAACCCACTGTATTTCAAAGGATTCTTGGAAGATGTCgccttgaaaaaatacatgccTGTGGTTTGTTTGTGGTCAAATATAATAGTATCTCAAATTGACTCGAATCCGGATACTATTTCAAACGCAAGGGTTGAAAGCTTCTTCCGAACATTGAAACACAATGTTATGAAAGGTCAGCTCTACGAAAGAATAACACATTTTCTTCGAAAACTACAATCGTATATTGAATCTCTGTTCCACTTTTCCGACTTTGACATTGAAGATATATACGCTACTGATAAAGGAATAAGTAATGCTAAAAAACGTCAAGATGATAGAATCGCAGAATATGACAGATTTGTCGGAAACGTAGAAGACATAGAGGACGAATGGCATAGTCCATACTTTCAAAAAgatgcttcaacccacttgttcaagaagaaaaagaagcagGAAACTAACAGCTTAAACACACAACTtgaacaatcaacacagaagcaCCCAGATTCAAAGGAAAACAGTGATAACAACAGAAAAAGATCATTAGAAGAAGATTTAGAAACTACCTGTAATCTGTCCTCTATTCATCAATTCATTGACAAAGGATTTGAATTTCCAGTTACCACCAAATGGTATTTCGGTGAGTTTCCTTCAGAATATGAGAGCATAGGAGTAAGTAGTATGATTGTAagctcagaaatgcttcaaacgcTCGATGCACATACATATATGGATGGAGAAACCTTAGATGCGATAATTGCAGTGGCCATAAAAGAATGTGAGGTCGAAAGCGTAAAATTGGTATCAACTTACATGTCGAGAAACTTGTTTGATACAACTCAACTAAAAGAAGTATTGGATAGGAAACGAGATTATGTTTTACCAGTTCTAACCAATACATCGGGAGTATGGGTGGTTCCTTTGAATGTTAGAGCTGGGCAAGCACCCACCAAGCAAGTTGGAAGAGGGAACCATTGGGTTCTCTTCATTGCTGATTTTATGAATAGAGAAACTTTTTATTTAGATCCTCTCGAAACAGCATCCCCATATTTGAAGGACGTACAAGAAGAATTTTTGAAGGCAGTAAGCTCTATtcggagacttaaaaatcaaccATTTGATTCAACCAATTGGCAAAGCGGCTCGAAAAATATTGCGCACGACAAGCAAAACGACGACTACAACTGTGGTGTATATGTAGCTAAATATGCACAAAACTTTCTTTTGAAGAAACCGTTGACCGGGCTAGGAAACATGGATTCTGAGaggaaacaaatcaaaataaaactccTAAATACAGCagtaataaaaatttgtttatacTGCAGCAGcttgaaatcactaattttgtCATGTCAATCATGTGGACGGAGGTGTTGCAGTAGATGCGCCCCAAATATGGTGCTAAAAATTCCATCTACAAAACAATGTGaaatatgttcgaaaattaaaatgatataatttttaagtctcatcaataaatttttatattacCTTTTAACTTGAAGTATTTTTATTTGTCCAGTTTGAGTCCTTTCAGAAACGAGATAGAATCCTGTCGTCTaagtcaaaaatgaaaaaattgtcattCCATCGGCTACAAAAAATAGTTGCCATAAACCTCAACCATTcgcgtggatttttttttaaattttaaatggtTCCTATGATCAGataggtcaattccaacactccaccatctcaaaatattttcggaggatagtatgcttctaattcaaatgataaaattgacattctatcgcctccaaaaaatattagccttaggacttgtccattatcgtaaatttcttgaaattttaaatggttcccatgaccagatgggtcaattccaacattccaccatctcagaatattctcgtaggatggtatgcttctaattcaaatgataaaatcgacattctatcgcctccaaaaaatattagccttaggacttgtccattatcgtaaatttcttgaaatttaaaatggttcccatgatcagatgggtcaattccaacactccaccatctcagaatattctcggaggatagtatgcttctaattcaaatgataaaattgacattctatcgcctccgaaaaatattagccttaggacttgtccattatcgtaaatttcttgaaatttaaaatggttcccatgatcagatgggtcaattccaacacttcaccatctcagaatattctcgtaggatggtatgcttctaattcaaatgataaaatcgacattctatcgcctccaaaaaatattagccttaggacttgtccattatcgtaaatttcttgaaatttaaaatggttcccatgatcagatgggtcaattccaacactccaccatctcagaatattctcgtaggatggtatgcttctaattcaaatgataaaatcgacattctatcgcctccaaaaaatattagccttaggacttgtccattatcgtaaatttcttgaaatttaaaatggttcccatgaccagatgggtcaattccaacactccatcatctcagaatattctcggaggatggtatgcttctaattcaaatgataaaatcgacattctatcgcctccaaaaaatattagctttaggacttgtccattatcgtaaatttcttgaaatttcaaatggttcccatgaccagatgggtcaattccaacactccaccatctcagaatattctcgtaggatggtatgcttctaattcaaatgataaaatcgacattctatcgcctccaaaaaatattagccttaggacttgtccattgtcgtaaatttcttgaaatttaaaatggttcccatgaccagatgggtcaattccaacactccaccatctcagaatattctcgtaggatggtatgcttctaattcaaatgataaaatcgacattctatcgcctccaaaaaatattagccttaggacttgtccattatcgtaaatttcttgaaatttcaaatggttcccatgaccagatgggtcaattccaacactccaccatctcagaatattctcgtaggatggtatgcttctaattcaaatataaaatcgacattctatcgcctccaaaaaatattagccttaggacttgtccattatcgtaaatttcttgaaatttcaaatggttcccatgaccagatgggtcaattccaacactccaccatctcaaaatattctcggaggatagtatgcttctaattcaaatgataaaattgacattctatcgcctccgaaaaatattagccttaggacttgtccattatcgtaaatttcttgaaatttaaaatggttcccatgaccagatgggtcaattccaacactccaccatctcagaatattctcggaggatggtatgcttctaattcaaatgataaaatcgacattctatcgcctccaaaaaatattagccttaggacttgtccattatcgtaaatttcttgaaatttaaaatggttcccatgaccagatgggtcaattccaacactccatcatctcagaatattctcggaggatggtatgcttctaattcaaatgataaaatcgacattctatcgcctccaaaaaatattagctttaggacttgtccattatcgtaaatttcttgaaatttcaaatggttcccatgaccagatgggtcaattccaacattccaccatctcagaatattctcggaggatggtatgcttctaattcaaatgataaaattgacattctatcgcctccgaaaaatattagccttaggacttgtccattatcgtaaatttcttgaaatttcaaatggttcccatgaccagatgggtcaattccaacattccaccatctcagaatattctcggaggatggtatgcttctaattcaaatgataaaattgacattctatcgcctccaaaaaatattagccttaggacttgtccattatcgtaaatttcttgaaatttcaaatggttcccatgaccagatgggtcaattccaacactccaccatctcagaatattctcgtaggatggtgtgcTTCTAATTTAAATGATAAAACTGTCTTATCATCGGCTACAAAAAATGTCAGTTGTAATTAAAAGTTATTGGTATCTTTTTATTGGTATCTTCACCCACATTTATAATACTGCCTATTCAATCATCAGGAAAAACGCTATAAAACGGCTGATTTCATATTAGTTTGAAAAATGTTAATTGGGATATGTGTATCCATAGTTAatagtttcatcatatgccccaagattttattttagtctcatcaatgcccttgATTAAAGGAAGGGATGTGACTACTAACTGCAATTTGCCcaattattttttagcttttagtacattttctttattattattatgttttatcacaATGGAACCGTTTaacataaaatttgtttttccctttttttatttactttttcgTAAGCAAATGCGTGTCTCATAAATAGTTTTTTATCGGTTGTTCAGTGCATGATGGAGTATCATCATGAAGCAATATAAACTTGTGTTTTTACGCAATGCTTGATTCAAACTGATTAGTTAACACAATTAGTTTTTCAAATCATTCCAGCAATGCGGTTCTATATTCCTTGTGAGTTCAACAATCTCCTCCTCCGATCCACAATTCGACTTCAATGAAAACTGTCAAACAGAGTTACTTCTCTTGATTTGCTGCAGTTCCTCGCGCTAAACGTGGCTGGTGGGGGACACCCTTTTAATTATGAACGCAGCGTGGGACGGTACGATGAACAACTTAATTAAAATGCACACATCATCCAAGGCGCCTCCATTGTCGAGGGAACTCCTGCTTCAGGTATCCTTTTTCGGCACCATCACAACAATGGCAACGAGAAAAGCGAAGCATTGGTTTGTGGAATATAAATTTGCCCCCACCCCcatgctactactactactctcTCCGCAGCATTATTCTGCCAGACCAGACCATTACTCGTTGGATCCCGTTGTTGTTGGATTCCGTAAATTTGCTCACACCTGGAACCACCTGCAGTCAGTAGTTTCGCACGCATTGCTCACGCAGAGCGCCGCTTTTAGGGGAGCGCAAAGTGTAATAGTGATTGCAAACTATTTCCACTAACTTTCATTCGTCGATTAATTTTTATGGGAAGTGACTTGCCGTCGTTTGCTCCATTGGAGATTTACGATGAATGAGTTTCCATCTGATATAGTCGCTAGAGTTACAATTTCCGTAGAAAATAGTTGTAGAACATTACCGATGTTTATCGGATAATATTTTGCCAGGGGACGCAGATtgccaaaacatatttttattctGGAGCAAAACCCGCTCAAATCAAGATGGAagctgaaaatatgtttattaccTTAATATTTCTGGCCGGAACAAGCGATCGCGCGCGCCGTAAATTGCCACCTATAAAAGTGACAGCAACCTCCTATTTTTCCACCAGAAGCTAGACCAAAAGCCACACTGTGCGTCGTATATCTCTCTGTCCCCCCACTGGGACCACCAAAAATAGATCCATTTGCTTCCCACATCCGCGAAAACGTCTGCTTGCTTGCTAGCTCCAAAGGAAAGACACCGAGTTTTCCCGCCATGGTTCGGTGGAAGGGGAAAATGAGTTGCGATTTGAGGAATGGCAGTGAGAAAACAAATGCACGAATTGTTCGCGGGAAACTGAATATCCATTCATTCTTCCTCCTGTTTCCTCCCCCACAAACGAGCCCGAGTCACGCAGTGTCACGCGGAGCGGCGGAGGAGGGACACCGACCGACATAACCTTAAATATTATTCCCGAGATAATAATCTTTTCGGTTTTCGCGAAGAatcctaaaatgaaaaaaaatgctgcACACCGCGCCGGgatattaaccctttcacgaccacggggacgccgatgtcccaagcaaaaatcatggattaattaaatattcacgtaaccattgtaaattattttttttattttaatatttcggaatgtacctttttattatttttactggcaatacataatagcaaccatagggacatatttgtgccataaatttaaaaaaaaaaaggtaaaagttttttgaatttttagtataaattatgtttttagggtgcctattgattcataacatatagctaaattgatttaataaggtaccgtaaccttatggtcctgaaagggttaatGAAGTATTATGTTTTTATCCTCGTGCTTGGGTGGAGAGAGGTCATCGCAGCTGCAGTCCGCGCTTTGTTTTGCTGCATCCCCATTAATTCGTCTAATGATGCCCGGGATAAGGAATTCAGATAAAGATTCTCGTGTGACAGTCGCGCGCTATTTTTTCCTACGTTTTGTGTCGCTTGTTTTACTATTCCTGCCGGAGATTAGCTGATGATGGATATCTAATAGGTAGAGcggaaaaaataggaaaaagacAATTTGTTATTCTACGAGGAAAGATTTATTGCCGGAAAATAAAAAGATGCTTtgcaaataatgagatttttgcgaCAACGGCGGAGGCGTCGTACGCCAGATCAGATTTGAGTGGTGATTAGATGTTCGAAATTAGTAGACGATTTCATTTTCTGTTAGGCTATAGGTAGTTTGGTTGTTGGATTTTTTGTCAGATTGTTTTTTTAAGAATATTTGTATCGTCTGAAGAAAAAATTCAGATGAGAAATATATAAATTCAGTCGGCTCCATAGCTCAGTTGGTTAGAGCGTCGTGCTAATAACGCGAAGGTCGTGAGTTcgatcctctctggagccataTTTTTAGGAAGCAttaattttgtttgtttcacaAACCACAAGTGGTCATTTATTCCAATGCCTTGTTAAATACAGGGTGTTTGAGGAGCCATAGAACATTAAACTGATAAAAAAACAGATGAACTGTGTTTAAATGTCATGAATATGGCTTTATTTGAAACAATATATTCTTTGCCTTTTTCATTTTAATATGAATTCCGGCAATGAATACGATTTAAAGAAAAAAGGGCCAATGATTCAACCGACCCATAAAGCGCGCCAAGTATCGTCACGCACTGGGCGACGTCTCTGAATACAGCCATTAGatctgtattttttattttttcattaggtttCCTATTTCCGTTTTAGAGTGgtctaaaatatcatttttttccactttacccaaaaattatttttttcaaaaaattataactttggtactactggaccgatttggatgatagacacatcaaattaaagccaatgagctaatctttttttaaaattatcctTCTTACAAATTCTGATTCAAATCTCATGGCATTGGACTAAAGGGCGCTatgtttttcttatatttttcttgaaagctgaggatttttttatatttttttcagaatatatccaaaaatgtgtctTTTTTCGTTACTgagtttttttcgaaatttaaccgatggttcggaaagtcatttttcctctttttcccaaaaatgactttataatttaaaaaaaaaacaaacaaaacatctCTGATTTCATAGTATGCTAtgcaaaaaagagaaaaatataaaaaaataacgcTCTGTATCCTTAACCatgtaaatgatgaaaaacaaatacaattaattatTACGAAAACAACATCCATTTTTCTCGcaagtgtgatttttttcaagtaATAATACCTCATTCgcgtcaatttgatatgtcgatcatctgaatatgtccagtagttcaaaagttataatttttttttacagaagtcgtttttggaaaaaattattttttaacctTAACCGATGGTTAAGGTTGAATGAATAATCATAACctagaaacgaaaaaaatcaaatctttgATTTTGAgatgtgttatgtaaaaaacctcagcttttgagaaaaaaaaaatcgaaaaatatagccagtccaaagccatgaaaacaacaaaaaacgaatacaataaataattgcgAAATTATAATCAAAACTTAACAGAAGTGTAAGAAAAACTAGCTCATTCTTtaaattgatatgtcgatcatccgaatcggtccagtagttctgaagttatgaattttagaaaaaggcatttctggaaaaaagtggaaaaaatatattttttgaaccaccctaaaaaGAAAATGCTCACCCCAATTAGGGaagtaaaaaatacgggtctaatagtttgcgataaagaacaaatctaccccttttcacgaaaatctgagaaccactatatcggcttgacatggaatggctgaatatgcGTGAAATTCTTGAAAGTGAATTAATAGCGCTGATGGACGATTGTATCGATCGTGAAATAGGCGAAGGGCACGATGAGTTGTCTGCACAATTGTACGTTCTTCAAATTGAAGTTACATACCTCTGTTTTTTAATAACGTGGattcgagaaaaataaaaggTTTAGATTACAATGTGAAGTCTGAGAGCAAAATCGCTGCTTCGGAAGgtcatttttttattaaggaaaaatgtaacaCCGGAGTAAAATTTTAATCTAAATTTTTGTTCCTAAATCCAAAAGTATGAGACTCGACGAAAAATTGGATctcgtcggttttcataccgttaaGTGGAGAGTGTTTGTGCAGTATTGAATCACTCCTACGAATTGTTGATTCGATACGTTGTTTACGGCAGATAAGTGTGTGGTGTAGCAAATTGTTGTTGATTTTGATCttctagaagaagaagaacgttcGCGATACGTATTCAGTGCAGTGCGTAAAATTCCGATTATGAAACAAATAACGACATATGACCAGCtaatgtattgttctcgcgagggcaAGAATTAATCATGAATCAAACAACTTTAGCTGCTTCTACAAAAGCACGCTGACTATTAAGGTAATTCTAGAATTTTtatatattctaaaaaaaaattgtgaatatAAAACAACACTTTTTTCAGCGGAGCAACGAGGTTTCGATGGAACTTGTTATTATAAGGGATCAAGAAGATTTTTAAGCCAAAGGTGCACAGCTAAGATTCTTAATATCAAACATAATAAAGATTAATTTAGACACTCCAGAAGAAGCGAATTGGACACTGGGGAACAATAAAGAGTACTTCGGATGACCATAAACAATTGTAGACGCTGCTATTTGCAGCGTTATTTGTACGGCTATGATACTGAAACACACGATTAATCTGGCATTAGTTATGATTCTCCAACAGGGACTTACAAAGTCACTTTCATGTAGAAAACGTCACTCAATCATGAACTTACTGCATTTCATGTTGCACCTTGTTCATGCTGGCTCAATACATTGCTgcagaatacccccttaatggaATCTTATTCCTGCCAGCCATTTCTTCAAACTGGGGAAAAAATTGTAGTCCGAAGGAGCCAAGTCTGGGATATAGGGGTGATGCGAAATAGTAGATTTGGAACTCTAtttccaataattttgcgaCAACAACTGTTGGGGCGTAAGTTGCTGGTGAGTCTATTCTGATGTCGTAGTGTTCATCACCACATAAAACTTTTTATTGCAAGCAAGGCCGTGACCGTAATGTTTAAATAGTTGGCATTTCGAAATAATTCATTTGATGTTCGTTTCCTTTCTGTTCGAATCTCTCCCATGATGTGTGGAAGTTTGTAAAAAGCTCTTTCAATAACTTCTAGCTTATTTTCAAGTTCCTCCAACGATCGAACTGGGTTTTCATGCAATAATACTAACAATTCATCATCTTCCAAAAAATTCGGCTGTCTTGAGCGAGATTTATCATTGATATAATATTTATTAGTTTTGTATCGTATATACCACTTAAgatctttataaaaaaattgatctcgacgaatcgattttctaaacggtgAAGGGATTGATTCAATGACTAAATCGGTACAAATAAATCGATCGTTGCCAAGTCGAAagcatttttccaatttatctacTCATGTTATATCTTTTCTTCAAACATGGAATAAAAATGATTCTATTTATAATCAAAATCAAAAGCATAAAGACCACAAAAAAATTtaatcttcgaaaaaaaattgttttccagAACATTCAACATCATGGaatcatttaattaaataaatttattgaaaaattatcATCAGAAAATCAACAACAACTCTTAGTAGCTGTCAGTAGCTCCGATCCTATCAGAATTTGAACGAAATTAAATCGAAGTATGATCAAACTGACTTTGTTGGCAAGTGCTTCAAAGCGGTCAAACGTTGccattatgtttataaaattcGTCATtgaaagatcgaaaaaatcgaaagaaaaagatcgttcttcacgatttttttcgggtacaaaaaatcgatccaaaaaatcggaaatcgaaatggaaaaaaaatcgatccaaTCCTAATACCACTCTCAATCAATGCGGCGAATGCACTGCAGCTTAATCATCATAACATTCTTGAAGAAATCGATGAACTTTTTTTGTAACCAATGTAACCAACAATTTActgtctccgatttcttttcactgtatatgcagtagggtgccaatgtatgggaaaaatcgaccctaaaatttcaaaagtttcccatcttcaaaatgttcaccacctcgaaaaaacaaaaatcagcaaaatatcagctcaatcggacttaagggagagtggcgcaaagcagtcaaagtttgagttacacccatacctcactatacggccgctctttatacggcatttcgctataacggctctcttcaattcaggcacgttttcgatttacggtctAAAATGTTTctttataacggcaaaaaaaatgaggattggttcaaaaatcacttttgcacagaagtaaaaaatatttgcgagacaataacttaagcaacatacaaattaggtatatatacatacatatatcCCATGAAACAtaaagttgtttcattttttttataaattattatTGGTTTTTATATAGGAATGTATGTTCtatgtttatgttatgtatgtattttggatttgaatgaaataaatttaaatgtatttaaATGTATaaaattgattcaaatgaaataaaaaaaagaagataaaatacagtttgaatgataaaccatgttacatatttgacaaatttggaaccgatctgatttaatttgtattagaataattgattccttatacggtttttcgctttgcggccgaaATTCGTCGAACGTATATAGGCTGTAAAGCGAGGTATAGGAgtatttgaaaatcgaaaaatcatccaaggggggagtaaaggaaatcgggattttcgaaaaaaattgttggtgccaaatgtcttgaaattgcaggaaaaatcGAAAtctagtgttatctcgaaaaaaaattttttttttgtcaaaaatcgacattctgggTTTTGTTTTCGGACTACGGGACGAAacatggttttgggtgccaatgaaaatagttatctcaatttttcattcggaacatgctgcggaatgttgatttgcaccataatataccctatgcaaaatattagctcattcgaacttcatttagtagtgtcgcagacgttgaaatttgatttttttcgaaaaacgaaaaatcaccggaaattggggctttcaaatttttttcatgccatatgtcttaaaattgcatgacacatcgagatttacagttatctaaaaaaaatattttttttttcaaaaatcgacttttcaaagGATAAAACGAGtaagtgccaaaaaaaatttttttcgtcgTCCCAGAGgtcgatttttgtcaaaaaaaatttccgaaaacactagatctcgacgtttcatgcaattttaagacatttggcatagattttttttttcgaaaaccccgatttcctttactcctcccaccttgggtgatttttcgattttcaaaaaactttgaccgctttgcgccactttcccttaaatccgattgagctgatgttttgcatagggtgtgttttcgaggtggtgaacattttttatggaataactttttgaaattcgagatgaccattttcattggcaccctaatatacagccattccatgccaaaccaatatattctcagattttcgtgaaaagtggtagttttggtctttatcgcaaaatattagacccgtatttttattttttcgttaaagtgaccatttccattttagggtggtccaaaaaatcattttttacacttttccccaaaaattacttttttttaaatcataacttttgaaccgttgaaccgatttagataatcgacatatcaaattgaagccaatgagctagcctttcatgaacttgcaaaaaaaatgatcttattctcgtaattattgattgcagtcgttttttattgttttcatagctttggactagagggcgctatatttttttatattttttcttgcagGCCAAAAAGTTTACATCCAATTTTGTTGTACCTGCCTCGTTGAAGTTCAGTGGTGTCTTAATTTTTGAAAGAGATTCAGTATTCGAAGACCTCACATATTGTATGTGGCGAAAAGTGTTCGGTCGATTTTCTGGCAATGCATAGTTTCAAGTTCTGAAAATTTAGATCAAGTATAATTTTGCGACGAACctggttttttttgtcaaaacacTAAAACATTAACTCATTTCGAGGAAAAAAGCGTACCACGAATCAAAACTGACAAAACCTGACAATTTTCATGTCATGTTTGTATGTTTCTGATACTCATAATCTGCCATCGATGATTGTTGGAAGATCCAAGAACTTTCGTTGTTACAAAGATACGACATTTTCAGTGCACTATCGAGTATCTCCTTTTGCCTGGAAGAATcagaaactgttttttttttcaatagttccaAAATCAGTTTTATCCGGAAGTGCGTTTTCAGGCCAGAATGGAACTACAACCTAAAGCTGTTTTAATGAAAAAGCCATTGTGGTAACCAttgtaggaagaaattttctcatattgataattttttttctgctatcGGCGGCATATATTG
Protein-coding sequences here:
- the LOC129775106 gene encoding uncharacterized protein LOC129775106 — its product is MSETNSSPSRVETRTLSFVSFDTNDFEELADSQSTTFDGVDNTGKDNEQPPFGFLLKGTDLSRVEIKSLSVEFPAKVCKKGMELNAPEIECRIFETSVSQMQERSTNDMQDSIVSFDTNDLEGSTKSQDTTYSSDVDVTELVFNTTDFENLRKEIKEKGNSNRIKYNVKVAECGATATKRLYSGASIYECSFYINKKNIEMCKHYDQHNIMQSKTKVGDAKYKQQKHRRPFIVALEDLLKIKYEEFNIYCIININSHNCNKSGWLFYGVCAHKTCRSYRFKIVSVTDGDNIYKVDVYVNVAMTLIHGENLKAAYCKGVKRNINMKKLQLQKPLELRTKLINEKKKREPFEKVDIVSKNVLKKISSEAKSKLNRDIDDFQDLIKMSEDNGSYIKNVFRKPFGVICFNTKMFKELRKNKTYSPIFYMDGTGSVVRYSKAEKRVQIYVLVAYNYRSNFSVPVTTFVTESQKTVDFHNWLNIFRASYESGSSMNKLNKIARIVSVDWSWSLIGGLIRALNNQHHTLPEYIRDCYKVCIRELNLNFTIIHLCYSHFMNVVSKDLKSAPINIKHKFMDCMRLAVRATNLVDLIDLFIIMTCIFGSANENRMLETSLKELDAKINDRTSFDSESAGKFDYTGIGEPEILKKDEDKIFLGSPFYALLKETFETTLKQIDDLSQGSQNPLYFKGFLEDVALKKYMPVVCLWSNIIVSQIDSNPDTISNARVESFFRTLKHNVMKGQLYERITHFLRKLQSYIESLFHFSDFDIEDIYATDKGISNAKKRQDDRIAEYDRFVGNVEDIEDEWHSPYFQKDASTHLFKKKKKQETNSLNTQLEQSTQKHPDSKENSDNNRKRSLEEDLETTCNLSSIHQFIDKGFEFPVTTKWYFGEFPSEYESIGVSSMIVSSEMLQTLDAHTYMDGETLDAIIAVAIKECEVESVKLVSTYMSRNLFDTTQLKEVLDRKRDYVLPVLTNTSGVWVVPLNVRAGQAPTKQVGRGNHWVLFIADFMNRETFYLDPLETASPYLKDVQEEFLKAVSSIRRLKNQPFDSTNWQSGSKNIAHDKQNDDYNCGVYVAKYAQNFLLKKPLTGLGNMDSERKQIKIKLLNTAVIKICLYCSSLKSLILSCQSCGRRCCSRCAPNMVLKIPSTKQCEICSKIKMI